The DNA segment AAAATTTCCGCGACGCTGGCGTCTACCGGTACTCCAAGCTTCTTTATTCATCCCGCTGAAGCCTTCCATGGCGATTTGGGCATGATCACCCCGTACGATTTGCTGATTCTCATATCAGCCAGCGGGGAAACCGATGAAATCCTGAAGTTAATTCCTTCACTGCGCCAGTTTGGTAACCGCATTATTGCAATTACTAATCAGAGCGACTCGACGCTGGCGAAGCACGCTGACGCCACGCTTGAGCTGATGATGGAAAGTGAAAGCTGCCCGAACAACCTGGCACCGACAACGTCGACCACGCTGACCATGGCGATTGGTGATGCGCTGGCCGTGGCGTTGATCCGGCAGCGTAAATTCCTGCCCACCGATTTCGCCCGCTATCATCCTGGCGGTTCTCTCGGACGCCGTTTGCTGACCCGCGTTTCGGACGTGATGCAAACTCAGGTTCCCACCATTGGGGAGGAAACCGGGTTTCGTCAGGTTATTTCAGCCATTACTTGTGGCTGTCAGGGAATGGTGGCGGTCAACAATGCACAGCAGCAACTGGTCGGGATTATTACCGACGGCGACTTACGCCGTTATATGGAAAAAAGTGCACAGCTCGACAATGCCTGTGCCGCAGACATGATGACCCGTTCGCCGCTGACCTTACCGGTGGACATGATGATCACCGACGCAGAAACACTGATGCAAAAGCACCGTGTCTCCGTGCTGCTGGTGACCGATAAAGAGAATAACGTCGCAGGGCTGGTCCGAATCTTCGACTAAAAACATTACGCACCGTGATCCATTTTCAGGGGATACATGAGCAGTTTCACGGTACTTTTAATAAAGCACGATGTTAAAACGTGCTAATTGTCATGATGATAAGAAATGTTTATTGAAAAATTGAAGTCCGCATGGCCCGGTGAGCACATTGCCCGGGTTCGTCGATCTCCTCTCCTGAGTTTGGCTACGCTCAACCAGAATCTGGGCAAAATCATCATTGGCTTGCCGATGGCGTTGCTGATCGTCTATTTGCTGATTTTCAGTCATCCGCGTTATCTCAGTGAATCCACCGTTGCTATCAAAAGTTCAAATGACATCAGCGGCAGCAGCCTGAATGTTGGTTTGCTGCTCGGTGCCGCCAATCCCAGTACGGCCGAAGACGCGATGTATTTGAAAGAGTATATCAACTCGCCAGATATGCTCGCGGTGCTGGATAAACAGCTTAATTTCCACGAAGTCTTTGGTCAGAGCGGCCTGGATTTCTTCTATCACCTGCCAAAAGATTCAACCCGTGAACAGTTCCTCAATTATTACCGCGACCGTATTTCCGTCACTTACGATGACAAAACCGGTCTGCTGACCATTGGCACGCAGGGTTTTACCCCTGAATTTGCCGAGCAGTTCAACAAAGCGGTATTGAAAGAGTCAGAACGTTTCATCAACGAAATCTCGCATAAAATCGCCCGCGATCAGCAGGCGTTTGCTGAAAATGAAATGCTGCAGGCGCGTGCGCGTCTGAACACCAGCAAAACGCAGTTACTCGCCTACCAGAACCAGAATAACGTCCTCGATCCTGAAGCGCAGGCTATCGCGGCCACCACGCTGGTGAATACGCTGGTCGGCCAGAAAATTCAGATGGAAGCTGAGTTACGTAATCTGCTGACGTACCTGCGTGAAGATGCACCGCAGGTCATCAGTGCACAGAATGCGATTACGTCACTGGGCAAACAGATCGATCAGGAAAAAAGCAAAATCACCGCACCGGATGGCCATAAGCTCAACAGTATGGCGGTGGATTTTGAAGAGATTAAGGCCAAAGTTCAGTTCGATACCGATCTCTACAAGCTCACGCTGACGTCAATTGAAAAGACCCGCGTTGAAGCTGCGCGCAAACTTAAAGTTCTGTCGGTGATCAGCTCGCCGCAGCTGCCGCAAGAATCCAGATTCCCGAATATGCCTTACATGATTGCGAGCTGGCTGCTGATCTGCTGCCTGCTGTTCGGAACGATCAAATTATTGCTGGCGGTCATTGATGACCACAAAGATTAACGCGGTTTGTTCCGCTATCCCTTTTAGCCTGAAGAATCGCACACAGAGCTTGTTATGAAATTATTGAAGTCCATTTTGATTTTACTTGCCTGCCAGTTAACACAGGCCCATGCCGTCGGGATTAACGCCGATCCGAATATGACCGGCGCTGCGCCATTGCCGGGTTTCCTCTCGGGGCAGACTCAGCAGACCACCTCTGACAGTGGTTTCGATGACACGCCGCGTCCGGCTGCCTCGGCGGTGATGAGCCGCATGTTTGGTGCGCAGCTGTTTAACGGCGGTGCGGCCTCGGATAACGGCGCAAGCATCGGCTTTAACCCGAACTACATCATCGGGCTGGGCGATCAGGTACAGATCCGCCTGTGGGGCGCGTTCAACTTCGACGGCGCATTAACCGTTGATCCGAAAGGTAACATCTTCCTGCCGAACGTCGGCCCGCTGAAAGTAGCCGGTATTTCCAACAGCCAGCTGAACAGCGTGATCACCACCAAGGTGAAACAGGTGTATCAGGCGAACGTAAATGTGTACGCCTCACTGCTTCAGGCGCAGCCGGTAAAAGTGTTTGTGACCGGTTATGTCACCAATCCTGGCTTATACGGCGGTGTGGCGTCGGACTCTTTGCTTTCGTATCTGAGCAAAGCGGGCGGGGTGGATACCGAGCGCGGTAGCTACGTGGATATCGTGGTCAAGCACAACGACCGCGTCCGTTCGCGTATTAATCTTTATGATTTTCTGCTCAACGGCGATCTGCGTCTTTCGCAATTTTCCGACGGCGACACCATTGTGGTCGGTCCGCGTCAGCATACGTTCAGCGTAGATGGTGACGTCTTCAACAGTTATGACTTTGAATTCCGCGACAGCACCATTCCGGTTAGCGAAGCGCTGAGCTGGGCGCGTCCGAAACCGGGCGCGACGCACATGACCATCATTCGCCAGCAGGGCAGCATGAAACGCAGCGAATATTACCCGCTGAGTTCTGCGCCAGGCCGCTCATTGCAGGATGGCGACAAACTGATCGTCAGCTCTGATCGCTATGCAGGAACGATTCAGGTGCGTATCGAAGGCGCTCACTCCGGCGAACACGCCGTGGTGCTGCCTTACGGCGCGACCATGAGCCAGCTGTTACCAAAAATTCGCACTAACAGTATGTCGCAGATTAACGCTATCCAGCTCTATCGTCGCTCGGTTGCCCTGCGCCAGAAAGAGATGCTGGATGTGACGCTGCAAAAACTCGAAGAGGCCTCGTTGTCTGCCCAGTCTTCCACTCAGGAAGAAGGCCGTCTGCGTATGCAGGAGGCTCAGCTGGTCAGCCGCTTTGTTAACAAAGCGCGTCAGGTGGTGCCGAAAGGTGAAGTGGTACTGAGCGAAGACAACTTGAATCAGGTGATTCTGGAAGATGGCGACGTCATCAATATTCCTGAGAAAACCTCGCTGGTCATGATCCACGGCGAAGTACTGTTCCCGAATGCGGTGAGCTGGCAGAAAGGTCTGAGCCCGGAAGATTACATCGAGAAAGTCGGTGGATTTACTCAGAAAGCGGGGAACTCCAAAGTCATCCTGATCAAACAGAACGGCGAAGCGCTGAATGCAGAAGATGTGAAAACGCTGCAACCGGGCGACGAGCTGATGGTTCTGCCGAAGTATGAATCGAAGAACATCGAAGTCACACGTGGTATCTCGACCATTCTTTACCAGCTGGCCGTGGCCGCGAAAGTGGTTCTGACACTCTGATGATTGGCATTTTCTCGGGCGGGATCGCACGTATCCCGCATCTTGAGCAGTTTCTCGGCGAGCCTGTTTGCAAGGTGTCGCTGGTGAGACCGCTGCCAGAAAACATCACTCAGGTCGCCGTGTGGGGCTATCGTCCTACCGGCACCAAAGCCGTGGCGCTGGCGGAGAAAAACGGACTGCCGGTGCTGCGCCTCGAAGACGGGTTTATCCGTTCTCTCGGGCTCGGAGTGACAGGTTCACCGCCGCTTTCCATGGTGCTGGATACGCAGGGGATGTACTACGACGCCTCGCGCCCAAGCTCGCTGGAAACGTTGGTTCACCAGCGGGAAGAGAACCAGTTATTGCATGAAGATGCACGTCAGGCGATGCAGATGATCGTCGGCGGGGATTTATCCAAATACAACCAGGCACCGGCGTGCACATTCACGCAGCCGCCGCAGGGCGCGGTGCTGGTGGTTGATCAGACCTTTGGTGATATGGCCGTGGTTCATGGCAACGCCGGAGCAGAACAGTTCGACAGTATGTTGCAGGCAGCGATAACGGAGAACCCCGGAGCCGAGATTTGGGTGAAGATTCACCCGGACGTGCTTCAGGGGAAAAAAGCCGGATATTTCAGTCAGATCGCGCAGCTTGCAAAACAGCAACCGCGCATCAGATTGCTGGCGACGGATGTCAGCCCGCAGTCGCTGCTGCGCCGGGTGAGCCGCGTTTATGTGGTGACCTCTAATTACGGTTTTGAAGCGCTGATGGCCGGTAAGCCGGTCAGCGTATTTGGCCAGCCGTGGTACGCAGGATGGGGGCTGACGGACGACCGCCACGCACAGTCGCCATCACTGAGCGCGCGACGCGGCGCAGCCACTCTGGAAGAGCTGTTCAGTGCGGCGTGTTTGCGTTACTCGCGTTATATCAACCCGGTTAACGGTCAGCGTGGCACGATTTTTGATGTCCTGAACTGGTTGCTGATGCAACGCCAGCATCACCAGCAGCGGGCAGGGCTCCTGTGGTCACCCGGCCTGACGTTGTGGAAGCGCAGTATTCTGGCTCCGTTTCTGCGCACCCAAAGTAACAAAGTGAATTTCAGTAAACGCTTCGCCGGTGAGTCGGCCTGCGTCGTGTGGGGCATAAAAGGTGAGGTGAAGTGGTCTGCTAAAGCAGAGCAACACCAGTTACCGCAGTGGCGTATGGAGGACGGTTTTCTGCGCTCGGCCGGTCTGGGCTCTGATCTGCATCCGCCGCTTTCGCTGGTACTGGATAAAACAGGTATTTATTACGATGCCACACGCCCGAGCGATCTGGAGCTGCTGCTCGGCAACAGCGACCTGACAGCGTATCAGCAGCAACGCGCTGCCGCGCTGCGCGGGAAGCTGGTAGCCAGCAAAGTCAGTAAGTACAACCTCGGTGCGGCTTTCACGTTACCCGCCGAAGCTTTTGGCAAGACAGTGATTCTGGTACCGGGGCAGGTCGAGGACGATGCGTCAATCCTGACCGGCACGATATCAATACGCACCAACAGCGGGCTGTTGCGCACCGTGCGCGAGCGTAACCCTGATGCGTACATCATTTATAAACCACACCCGGATGTTTTGGTGGGG comes from the Enterobacteriaceae bacterium Kacie_13 genome and includes:
- a CDS encoding capsular polysaccharide biosynthesis protein yields the protein MIGIFSGGIARIPHLEQFLGEPVCKVSLVRPLPENITQVAVWGYRPTGTKAVALAEKNGLPVLRLEDGFIRSLGLGVTGSPPLSMVLDTQGMYYDASRPSSLETLVHQREENQLLHEDARQAMQMIVGGDLSKYNQAPACTFTQPPQGAVLVVDQTFGDMAVVHGNAGAEQFDSMLQAAITENPGAEIWVKIHPDVLQGKKAGYFSQIAQLAKQQPRIRLLATDVSPQSLLRRVSRVYVVTSNYGFEALMAGKPVSVFGQPWYAGWGLTDDRHAQSPSLSARRGAATLEELFSAACLRYSRYINPVNGQRGTIFDVLNWLLMQRQHHQQRAGLLWSPGLTLWKRSILAPFLRTQSNKVNFSKRFAGESACVVWGIKGEVKWSAKAEQHQLPQWRMEDGFLRSAGLGSDLHPPLSLVLDKTGIYYDATRPSDLELLLGNSDLTAYQQQRAAALRGKLVASKVSKYNLGAAFTLPAEAFGKTVILVPGQVEDDASILTGTISIRTNSGLLRTVRERNPDAYIIYKPHPDVLVGNRQGQIPEEDVRRWADSQALDADIIQCIQAADELHTLTSLSGFEALLHGKKVVCYGMPFYAGWGLTQDEHSCSRRTRRLRLDDVVYQALIAYPSYINPQSREPILAEQAVELLAATPRAEMQFTRIKAGRIVRYYRKLLMLIRVTFIK
- a CDS encoding KpsF/GutQ family sugar-phosphate isomerase, whose amino-acid sequence is MTGASIQPGLIDSVRSTLSEQAEALHRLSTQLDSQQYQQALKLIIECKGHVILSGMGKSGHVGRKISATLASTGTPSFFIHPAEAFHGDLGMITPYDLLILISASGETDEILKLIPSLRQFGNRIIAITNQSDSTLAKHADATLELMMESESCPNNLAPTTSTTLTMAIGDALAVALIRQRKFLPTDFARYHPGGSLGRRLLTRVSDVMQTQVPTIGEETGFRQVISAITCGCQGMVAVNNAQQQLVGIITDGDLRRYMEKSAQLDNACAADMMTRSPLTLPVDMMITDAETLMQKHRVSVLLVTDKENNVAGLVRIFD
- a CDS encoding capsule biosynthesis protein; this encodes MKSAWPGEHIARVRRSPLLSLATLNQNLGKIIIGLPMALLIVYLLIFSHPRYLSESTVAIKSSNDISGSSLNVGLLLGAANPSTAEDAMYLKEYINSPDMLAVLDKQLNFHEVFGQSGLDFFYHLPKDSTREQFLNYYRDRISVTYDDKTGLLTIGTQGFTPEFAEQFNKAVLKESERFINEISHKIARDQQAFAENEMLQARARLNTSKTQLLAYQNQNNVLDPEAQAIAATTLVNTLVGQKIQMEAELRNLLTYLREDAPQVISAQNAITSLGKQIDQEKSKITAPDGHKLNSMAVDFEEIKAKVQFDTDLYKLTLTSIEKTRVEAARKLKVLSVISSPQLPQESRFPNMPYMIASWLLICCLLFGTIKLLLAVIDDHKD
- a CDS encoding polysialic acid transporter codes for the protein MKLLKSILILLACQLTQAHAVGINADPNMTGAAPLPGFLSGQTQQTTSDSGFDDTPRPAASAVMSRMFGAQLFNGGAASDNGASIGFNPNYIIGLGDQVQIRLWGAFNFDGALTVDPKGNIFLPNVGPLKVAGISNSQLNSVITTKVKQVYQANVNVYASLLQAQPVKVFVTGYVTNPGLYGGVASDSLLSYLSKAGGVDTERGSYVDIVVKHNDRVRSRINLYDFLLNGDLRLSQFSDGDTIVVGPRQHTFSVDGDVFNSYDFEFRDSTIPVSEALSWARPKPGATHMTIIRQQGSMKRSEYYPLSSAPGRSLQDGDKLIVSSDRYAGTIQVRIEGAHSGEHAVVLPYGATMSQLLPKIRTNSMSQINAIQLYRRSVALRQKEMLDVTLQKLEEASLSAQSSTQEEGRLRMQEAQLVSRFVNKARQVVPKGEVVLSEDNLNQVILEDGDVINIPEKTSLVMIHGEVLFPNAVSWQKGLSPEDYIEKVGGFTQKAGNSKVILIKQNGEALNAEDVKTLQPGDELMVLPKYESKNIEVTRGISTILYQLAVAAKVVLTL